The nucleotide sequence GCGGCACTCTACGCGAGTTCTACCATCGGCACTGGTAAACAGGACAAATTCACCATGCGGAGCTTGTGGGGTGTTTTTGGTCATTGAGTCAACCTTCTTACGTTACTTATAAGGGGCTATTTTTTATCCATAGCGGTTACAGAGTTAGCGAGCCTTTTTTCTTTGCCAAATGGGGTCGTATAAAAGCGTTGTTCAATGCCATAAAGCAGTAACTTCAACTCATCGTCATTAGATATTTCAAACTTCTGATTTTCTTTATCGAATTTAAGTTTCTGTTCACCGCAGTAACCGTCGATATAATCGAGCATGTTGGCTTTATCATCAGCAGACATAGCATCAAGTGTTGCCATAGCAAGGCCAATACGTTTTCTATTGGGTTTTGAGACGCTATCTACGTTGTAGTCGTTACCGAGCTCTATAAACTGTGCATCTAAAAACTGCTCAACCTCTTCTTTTGTTGCTTCTTTGTATAACTCATCAATGCCTTTAAATATGCTCGATATTGTTGCCAGATTTTTGAATATCAAGGTATCTGCCGCTTTGAAGTACAGAGCATCTGGTAAAGCGTTTATCACTAAACGTGTTTGGCTTTTCTCTATCTCTGCTACTTCACCAAAAACGAGCGTTTTGCGTTTTACAAATAGACTTGGAGTAATTTTTTGAAAATAAAAATCATTACCTTGAACTGCAAATAAGTAGGCAATCTTTGAGAAGTTATCTTTGGTTAAATCATCGTAGTCTTTTGAATCATAGTCTTTTTTTAGTAGCTCAATACAAAACTCTTTTTGACTAAAGCCTTCAATTTTAAACCATGAATCTTCATCAAGGTTATGATCTGGGTTGTAAGGAACACACGCATTTAAGTCGACTGCGACTCCGTCAAAAAGAGATTGATCAGAAACCAATTTAAAAATGCGTTTTTTTGCTCTAGTTTTTATATGTGCCAGTACATGGTCCATCATTATCCTCGCTCGATAAATGTGTAATTATTGATTCGATAAGCCAATGGTATTTGGATGTCATCTGGCTTCTTGTAGCGCTCTCGGCTAATCAGGAAAATGGCCGTTCCGTTTTTGGTTGTAATGTTATAAAACTCATAACCAAATAGTAAAAACAATGGGTTAAAATAGAGTGCTTGCGATAAGAGAGTAAAAACAAACAAAACTCCATAAACAAACCACAAGGTTTCCCA is from Campylobacterota bacterium and encodes:
- a CDS encoding ATP F0F1 synthase synthase, with translation MDHVLAHIKTRAKKRIFKLVSDQSLFDGVAVDLNACVPYNPDHNLDEDSWFKIEGFSQKEFCIELLKKDYDSKDYDDLTKDNFSKIAYLFAVQGNDFYFQKITPSLFVKRKTLVFGEVAEIEKSQTRLVINALPDALYFKAADTLIFKNLATISSIFKGIDELYKEATKEEVEQFLDAQFIELGNDYNVDSVSKPNRKRIGLAMATLDAMSADDKANMLDYIDGYCGEQKLKFDKENQKFEISNDDELKLLLYGIEQRFYTTPFGKEKRLANSVTAMDKK